The following proteins come from a genomic window of Musa acuminata AAA Group cultivar baxijiao chromosome BXJ1-7, Cavendish_Baxijiao_AAA, whole genome shotgun sequence:
- the LOC103992103 gene encoding type I inositol polyphosphate 5-phosphatase 5 isoform X1 has protein sequence MTKSRTADESVKDDKSKKSILPRIFRRKGKNKRGPDGDIIAEKEILFDLESRYMSKRGLAEAYPVIKKSFSGRNRSSRVGRLNLSVLERPRIKGFDRGQEYRIFVGTWNVAGKSPNIGLDLQDFLQVGGYSDIYVLGFQEIVPLNAGNVLVMEDNEPAAKWLALISQALNEPRDEVDDSNVSIYYKESRSTSGHLSQKSSFKVLSKNYGVDNPLVKTCNCEVEACGVGRRTRKPREFVDSGCSGSSEECYSMSRHASYEVRNNGKYCLIASKQMVGIFLAVWVRSELVQHIGHLRMASVGRGIMGCLGNKGCIAMSMSLHRTSFCFVCSHLTSGEKEGDELKRNADVAEILKSTQFPTICKTPDSQIPEKILDHDRVIWLGDLNYRISLSYHDARTLLEVNDWDALLDKDQLMTEREAGRVFDGWKEGKIYFAPTYKYWHNSDAYAGEMTKSKRKRRTPAWCDRILWYGNGIEQLQYIRGESRFSDHRPVCAVFKARVDNSNNGRHRKRCSSVGAGIPLDEVMPQRHSFFEY, from the exons ATGACGAAATCCAGAACAGCTGATGAATCTGTAAAGGACGACAAAAGCAAAAAG TCCATATTGCCAAGAATTTTCAGGAGAAAGGGAAAGAACAAGAGAGGCCCGGATGGAGATATAATCGCAGAAAAAGAGATCCTTTTTG ATCTGGAGAGCAGGTACATGTCCAAGAGAGGTCTTGCGGAGGCATATCCGGTAATAAAGAAAAGCTTTTCAG GCAGAAACAGGAGTTCACGAGTTGGACGTCTGAACCTGTCTGTTCTGGAGAGACCCAGAATAAAAGGTTTTGATCGAGGCCAGGAGTATCG GATATTTGTTGGAACATGGAATGTTGCAGGAAAGTCTCCAAACATTGGCCTCGACCTTCAAGATTTCCTACAAGTAGGAGGATACTCTGATATCTATGTATTAGG GTTTCAGGAAATAGTTCCGTTAAATGCAGGGAATGTGTTGGTGATGGAGGACAACGAGCCTGCTGCCAAATGGCTTGCTCTCATCAGTCAAGCCCTCAACGAGCCCCGCGACGAGGTCGACGACTCAAATGTCTCAATATACTATAAGGAATCCAGGTCGACGAGCGGCCACTTGTCCCAAAAGTCTTCTTTCAAAGTCCTCAGCAAGAACTACGGTGTCGACAATCCCCTTGTCAAGACATGCAACTGTGAAGTTGAGGCCTGCGGCGTCGGACGAAGGACAAGGAAGCCCAGGGAGTTCGTCGACAGCGGCTGCTCAGGCTCGTCGGAGGAGTGCTACTCCATGTCACGTCACGCGAGCTATGAAGTCCGAAACAACGGGAAATACTGCCTCATCGCGAGCAAGCAAATGGTGGGCATCTTCCTCGCCGTATGGGTCCGAAGCGAGCTCGTGCAACACATCGGTCATCTAAGGATGGCCTCTGTCGGGAGAGGAATCATGGGCTGCCTGGGTAACAAG GGTTGCATTGCGATGAGCATGTCGTTGCACCGGACGAGCTTTTGCTTCGTCTGCAGCCACCTGACTTCGGGCGAGAAGGAAGGTGACGAGCTGAAGAGGAACGCGGATGTTGCTGAGATCCTTAAGAGCACACAATTCCCGACGATTTGCAAGACACCAGATAGTCAAATCCCTGAAAAGATCCTTGACCATGA TCGCGTGATATGGCTCGGTGATTTGAACTACCGGATTTCACTGAGCTATCATGACGCACGAACATTACTGGAGGTTAATGATTGGGATGCTCTTCTAGACAAAGACCAG TTGATGACAGAGCGCGAAGCGGGAAGGGTGTTCGATGGGTGGAAAGAAGGGAAGATCTACTTCGCTCCTACATACAAGTACTGGCACAACTCCGATGCATATGCCGGGGAGATGACCAAATCTAAAAGGAAGCGCAGAACACCGGCATG GTGTGATAGGATATTATGGTATGGCAATGGCATAGAACAGCTTCAGTACATAAGAGGAGAGTCGAGATTCTCTGATCACAGACCTGTCTGTGCTGTGTTCAAGGCTCGGGTGGACAACAGCAATAATGGTAGACACAGAAAGCGCTGCTCC
- the LOC103992103 gene encoding type I inositol polyphosphate 5-phosphatase 5 isoform X2 produces the protein MTKSRTADESVKDDKSKKSILPRIFRRKGKNKRGPDGDIIAEKEILFDLESRYMSKRGLAEAYPVIKKSFSGGSWIHCTNERDTRVKWQDDLNLAFDMSSKTSFSSGRNRSSRVGRLNLSVLERPRIKGFDRGQEYRIFVGTWNVAGKSPNIGLDLQDFLQVGGYSDIYVLGFQEIVPLNAGNVLVMEDNEPAAKWLALISQALNEPRDEVDDSNVSIYYKESRSTSGHLSQKSSFKVLSKNYGVDNPLVKTCNCEVEACGVGRRTRKPREFVDSGCSGSSEECYSMSRHASYEVRNNGKYCLIASKQMVGIFLAVWVRSELVQHIGHLRMASVGRGIMGCLGNKGCIAMSMSLHRTSFCFVCSHLTSGEKEGDELKRNADVAEILKSTQFPTICKTPDSQIPEKILDHDRVIWLGDLNYRISLSYHDARTLLEVNDWDALLDKDQLMTEREAGRVFDGWKEGKIYFAPTYKYWHNSDAYAGEMTKSKRKRRTPAWCDRILWYGNGIEQLQYIRGESRFSDHRPVCAVFKARVDNSNNGRHRKRCSSVGAGIPLDEVMPQRHSFFEY, from the exons ATGACGAAATCCAGAACAGCTGATGAATCTGTAAAGGACGACAAAAGCAAAAAG TCCATATTGCCAAGAATTTTCAGGAGAAAGGGAAAGAACAAGAGAGGCCCGGATGGAGATATAATCGCAGAAAAAGAGATCCTTTTTG ATCTGGAGAGCAGGTACATGTCCAAGAGAGGTCTTGCGGAGGCATATCCGGTAATAAAGAAAAGCTTTTCAGGTGGTTCGTGGATCCATTGCACAAACGAACGTGATACCCGTGTTAAATGGCAAGATGATTTAAATCTAGCATTTGATATGTCGTCTAAAACTTCTTTCTCTTCAGGCAGAAACAGGAGTTCACGAGTTGGACGTCTGAACCTGTCTGTTCTGGAGAGACCCAGAATAAAAGGTTTTGATCGAGGCCAGGAGTATCG GATATTTGTTGGAACATGGAATGTTGCAGGAAAGTCTCCAAACATTGGCCTCGACCTTCAAGATTTCCTACAAGTAGGAGGATACTCTGATATCTATGTATTAGG GTTTCAGGAAATAGTTCCGTTAAATGCAGGGAATGTGTTGGTGATGGAGGACAACGAGCCTGCTGCCAAATGGCTTGCTCTCATCAGTCAAGCCCTCAACGAGCCCCGCGACGAGGTCGACGACTCAAATGTCTCAATATACTATAAGGAATCCAGGTCGACGAGCGGCCACTTGTCCCAAAAGTCTTCTTTCAAAGTCCTCAGCAAGAACTACGGTGTCGACAATCCCCTTGTCAAGACATGCAACTGTGAAGTTGAGGCCTGCGGCGTCGGACGAAGGACAAGGAAGCCCAGGGAGTTCGTCGACAGCGGCTGCTCAGGCTCGTCGGAGGAGTGCTACTCCATGTCACGTCACGCGAGCTATGAAGTCCGAAACAACGGGAAATACTGCCTCATCGCGAGCAAGCAAATGGTGGGCATCTTCCTCGCCGTATGGGTCCGAAGCGAGCTCGTGCAACACATCGGTCATCTAAGGATGGCCTCTGTCGGGAGAGGAATCATGGGCTGCCTGGGTAACAAG GGTTGCATTGCGATGAGCATGTCGTTGCACCGGACGAGCTTTTGCTTCGTCTGCAGCCACCTGACTTCGGGCGAGAAGGAAGGTGACGAGCTGAAGAGGAACGCGGATGTTGCTGAGATCCTTAAGAGCACACAATTCCCGACGATTTGCAAGACACCAGATAGTCAAATCCCTGAAAAGATCCTTGACCATGA TCGCGTGATATGGCTCGGTGATTTGAACTACCGGATTTCACTGAGCTATCATGACGCACGAACATTACTGGAGGTTAATGATTGGGATGCTCTTCTAGACAAAGACCAG TTGATGACAGAGCGCGAAGCGGGAAGGGTGTTCGATGGGTGGAAAGAAGGGAAGATCTACTTCGCTCCTACATACAAGTACTGGCACAACTCCGATGCATATGCCGGGGAGATGACCAAATCTAAAAGGAAGCGCAGAACACCGGCATG GTGTGATAGGATATTATGGTATGGCAATGGCATAGAACAGCTTCAGTACATAAGAGGAGAGTCGAGATTCTCTGATCACAGACCTGTCTGTGCTGTGTTCAAGGCTCGGGTGGACAACAGCAATAATGGTAGACACAGAAAGCGCTGCTCC
- the LOC135678929 gene encoding FCS-Like Zinc finger 5-like has product MLLEKRPRPPMRRTTSSTEFASSVLFDVEAPQPFDQVAIGVRHLESRWGADWRTTWYTGSMLSPRGGVHRRSSGDFAAPFLRACGLCNRGLGPGRDAYMYRGDIAFCSLECRQQQMNLDEQREKCSLTSTKEMPSAASGSKPSDGGGTVAAA; this is encoded by the exons ATGTTGCTGGAGAAGCGGCCGAGGCCGCCGATGAGGCGGACCACGAGCTCGACGGAGTTCGCATCCAGCGTCCTCTTCGACGTGGAGGCACCGCAGCCGTTCGATCAGGTGGCGATCGGCGTTCGTCACCTTGAGTCGCGGTGGGGCGCGGACTGGCGAACGACGTGGTACACGGGGTCCATGCTGTCGCCCCGAGGCGGCGTGCACAGGAGGAGCTCCGGGGACTTCGCGGCGCCTTTCTTGAGGGCCTGCGGCCTCTGCAACCGCGGCCTCGGACCCGGCCGCGATGCTTACATGTATAG AGGTGACATCGCATTCTGTAGCCTCGAATGCCGTCAGCAGCAGATGAACCTCGATGAGCAGAGAGAGAAATGCTCCCTCACTTCCACGAAGGAGATGCCCTCTGCTGCTAGTGGCTCCAAGCCATCCGACGGTGGTGGAACAGTCGCTGCCGCTTAA